A genomic segment from Deinococcus sp. YIM 77859 encodes:
- the acpP gene encoding acyl carrier protein yields the protein MATFDEVKEVIVEKLGVDADKVTPEARFVEDLGADSLETVELIMGLEDRFGISISDEDAEKIRTVQAAVDYIGSQQ from the coding sequence ATGGCGACATTTGATGAAGTGAAGGAAGTGATCGTCGAGAAGCTCGGCGTCGACGCGGATAAGGTGACGCCGGAGGCGCGCTTCGTCGAGGATCTCGGCGCGGACAGCCTGGAGACGGTAGAACTCATCATGGGCCTAGAGGACCGCTTCGGCATCAGCATCAGCGATGAGGACGCCGAGAAGATCCGTACGGTGCAGGCCGCCGTCGATTACATCGGTTCGCAGCAGTAA